The following proteins are co-located in the Flammeovirga kamogawensis genome:
- a CDS encoding glycerate kinase gives MKIVITPNAFKNSLSANEAAQIIRNAWYDIRPKDTIISKPITDGGDGFSKILSDEKDGKFIQVETKNAIGNTHTSGYVKINNATAVIELAQCCGLQTLTKENYDALESSTEGLGIVINQALEDGCTEFIIGLGGSASTDLGLGALYALGVKFLTFEGKEIRPKGKNLDLIQAINYSTLSTKIKNKHFYLAVDVKNTLLGKNGAAKTFAPQKGASKTEIDVLEYNLSHASQLIHRQTGKDVQHVEGGGAAGGTAAGFWAFLNAEIMDGSQFIMEVLGLHEAIDSADLIITTEGCLDEQSLKGKAPYAIAQYAEKKGKLCIAFVGNNNVNHINNLPFYTIFSINPSLVLIDEAINKTAENLKYSVHQFAKVISITNK, from the coding sequence TTGAAAATAGTAATAACTCCAAACGCATTTAAAAATAGCCTATCTGCAAATGAAGCGGCACAAATAATTAGAAATGCTTGGTATGATATAAGGCCAAAAGATACAATAATTTCTAAGCCTATAACAGATGGTGGCGATGGTTTTTCTAAAATACTTTCTGATGAAAAAGATGGAAAGTTTATTCAAGTAGAAACAAAAAATGCGATTGGAAATACACATACATCTGGTTATGTAAAAATTAATAACGCTACTGCTGTTATAGAATTAGCTCAATGTTGTGGCTTACAAACGCTAACAAAAGAAAATTACGATGCTTTAGAAAGCTCAACCGAAGGGTTAGGGATAGTTATTAATCAAGCACTCGAAGATGGCTGCACAGAATTTATAATTGGTTTAGGTGGTAGTGCATCTACTGATTTAGGATTGGGTGCTTTATATGCTCTTGGTGTTAAATTCCTAACTTTTGAAGGAAAAGAGATTAGACCCAAAGGAAAAAATTTAGATTTAATTCAAGCTATTAATTATTCTACGTTAAGTACAAAAATTAAAAATAAGCACTTTTACCTAGCGGTTGATGTTAAAAACACTCTCCTTGGAAAAAATGGTGCTGCAAAAACTTTTGCACCTCAAAAAGGAGCTAGTAAAACCGAAATTGATGTATTAGAATACAACCTATCTCACGCAAGTCAACTTATACATAGGCAAACAGGTAAAGATGTACAACATGTAGAAGGTGGTGGAGCTGCAGGAGGCACGGCTGCTGGTTTTTGGGCTTTTCTAAATGCAGAAATTATGGATGGCAGCCAATTTATTATGGAAGTACTTGGTTTACACGAAGCGATTGATAGTGCAGACTTAATAATCACTACTGAAGGGTGTTTAGATGAGCAATCATTAAAAGGAAAGGCCCCCTATGCAATTGCTCAATACGCAGAAAAGAAAGGCAAACTTTGCATTGCATTTGTAGGAAATAACAATGTTAATCATATAAATAATCTACCCTTTTATACTATTTTTAGTATAAATCCTTCTCTTGTTTTAATAGACGAAGCAATAAATAAAACTGCTGAAAATTTAAAATATAGTGTACATCAATTTGCAAAGGTGATTTCCATCACTAATAAATAG
- a CDS encoding M1 family metallopeptidase translates to MTKITKLIVLMLAAIASTNLAFGQNEFYNNNKFKQLDEELPTPNVYRTGSGAPGHEYWQQKADYVIEASIDEKLHRLTGAETVTYFNNSPDVLTYLWIQLDQNMRATDSDTYKIRQNKVGKKTNINQLAAVDGFPDYDGGHKIQKVQDVNGKDLSYTINKTMMRLDLPQPLQPGEQFSFSIDWYYNINDRLLMGGRGGYETFAEDGNTIYTITQWFPRMAVYDDFNGWQHKQFLGNGEFALAFGDYDVKITVPSDHIVASTGELQNPDEILSDEEKKRFEKAKTADKPVVIVSQKEAEKKEKTKESGTKTWHYKATNVRDFAFGSSRKFIWDAMGVDINGKTVMAMSYYPKEANPLYGQYSTEAVAHTLEVYSKHTIDYPYPVAISVEASNGMEYPMICFNYGRPEKDGTYSPRIKYGMISVIIHEVGHNFFPMIINSDERQWTWMDEGLNTFCQYLAEQEWEENYPSRRGPAENIVNYMKGEKNNISPIMTNSESIKQFGNNAYGKPATALNILRETIMGRELFDYAFKEYAQRWAFKHPKPADFYRTMEDASAVDLDWFWRGWFFTTEAVDIAIEDVQYKELDTQNPKVEEKKRKDKRDAQPKDITTIHNEEVNLGRRVDRKPELKDFYNSYDELDADYEDYEAYKKYEKGLNSNDKAWIAAKKYVYQVKFKNVGGLVMPIIIELQYEDGTSDKKYIPAEIWKMDDEVVSKVFVCDKPVAQLVLDPNRETADIDTENNYFPRQTQISRFQLYKSGANQPRTYDSGQLNPMQKAKKNKK, encoded by the coding sequence ATGACAAAAATAACCAAACTAATCGTTTTGATGCTTGCTGCAATTGCAAGCACGAACTTAGCCTTTGGACAAAATGAGTTCTACAATAATAACAAGTTCAAGCAACTTGATGAAGAACTTCCTACACCCAATGTATACCGCACAGGTTCAGGTGCTCCGGGACATGAATACTGGCAACAAAAAGCAGACTACGTTATTGAGGCATCAATTGACGAGAAATTACACAGATTAACAGGAGCTGAAACAGTTACCTATTTTAACAACTCACCTGATGTTTTAACTTATCTATGGATACAGTTAGATCAAAACATGAGAGCTACTGATTCTGATACTTATAAAATACGTCAGAATAAAGTGGGTAAGAAAACAAATATTAATCAGCTAGCTGCAGTAGATGGCTTCCCTGATTATGATGGTGGTCATAAAATCCAAAAAGTACAAGATGTTAATGGTAAAGATCTTTCTTACACTATTAACAAAACAATGATGCGTTTAGACTTACCTCAACCTTTACAACCAGGTGAGCAATTCTCTTTTAGCATTGATTGGTATTATAATATCAACGACCGTCTTTTAATGGGTGGCCGTGGTGGTTACGAAACTTTTGCTGAAGATGGTAATACTATTTATACTATCACGCAGTGGTTTCCAAGAATGGCTGTTTATGATGATTTTAACGGATGGCAGCACAAACAATTCTTAGGAAATGGTGAGTTCGCTTTAGCTTTTGGCGACTATGATGTAAAAATCACAGTTCCTTCTGATCATATTGTTGCTTCTACAGGAGAATTACAAAATCCTGACGAAATCTTATCTGATGAAGAAAAGAAACGTTTTGAGAAAGCAAAAACAGCTGACAAACCTGTTGTAATTGTATCGCAAAAAGAAGCTGAGAAAAAAGAAAAGACAAAAGAAAGCGGAACAAAAACATGGCACTATAAAGCTACAAATGTTAGAGATTTTGCTTTCGGTTCTTCTCGTAAATTTATCTGGGATGCAATGGGTGTAGATATTAATGGCAAAACTGTAATGGCAATGTCTTACTACCCTAAAGAAGCCAACCCTTTATATGGTCAATATTCTACAGAAGCAGTTGCACATACTTTAGAAGTATACTCTAAGCATACAATTGACTACCCTTACCCGGTAGCTATCTCGGTTGAAGCATCAAACGGTATGGAATACCCAATGATTTGTTTTAACTATGGTAGACCTGAAAAAGATGGCACGTATTCTCCTCGTATTAAATACGGAATGATTTCAGTAATTATTCATGAGGTTGGTCATAACTTCTTCCCTATGATTATCAACTCTGATGAACGTCAGTGGACGTGGATGGATGAAGGCTTAAATACTTTCTGTCAATATTTAGCAGAACAAGAATGGGAAGAAAATTACCCTTCTCGTAGAGGACCTGCTGAAAATATTGTCAATTACATGAAAGGTGAGAAAAATAACATTTCTCCTATCATGACAAACTCTGAGTCGATCAAGCAGTTTGGAAACAACGCTTACGGAAAACCTGCAACAGCATTGAATATTCTAAGAGAAACAATCATGGGTCGCGAACTTTTTGATTATGCTTTTAAAGAATACGCACAGAGATGGGCATTTAAACACCCTAAGCCTGCAGACTTCTACCGTACAATGGAAGATGCTTCTGCTGTAGATTTAGATTGGTTCTGGAGAGGTTGGTTCTTTACTACTGAAGCCGTAGATATTGCTATCGAAGATGTTCAGTACAAAGAATTAGATACTCAAAACCCTAAGGTTGAGGAAAAGAAACGTAAGGACAAAAGAGATGCTCAACCTAAAGACATCACTACTATTCATAACGAAGAAGTGAATTTAGGAAGAAGAGTAGACCGTAAACCTGAGTTAAAAGATTTCTATAATTCTTATGATGAATTAGATGCTGACTATGAAGATTACGAGGCATATAAGAAATATGAAAAAGGATTAAACAGTAATGATAAAGCATGGATTGCTGCTAAAAAGTATGTTTATCAAGTTAAATTCAAAAATGTTGGTGGTTTAGTAATGCCAATAATTATTGAGTTACAATACGAAGATGGAACATCTGATAAGAAGTATATTCCTGCTGAAATCTGGAAGATGGATGATGAAGTTGTATCAAAAGTATTCGTTTGTGACAAACCTGTAGCTCAATTAGTTTTAGACCCTAATAGAGAAACTGCAGATATTGATACGGAAAACAATTATTTCCCTAGACAAACTCAAATCAGTAGATTCCAACTTTATAAATCAGGTGCTAATCAACCAAGAACGTATGATAGCGGTCAGTTGAACCCGATGCAAAAAGCTAAGAAAAATAAAAAGTAA
- a CDS encoding M1 family metallopeptidase, protein MRLTLLTTSLLFIGLTHLSFGQKEAYNNNKFRQLDQELPTPNVYRTGSGAPGHNYWQQKADYVINASLDETIHQLKGEEKITYTNNSPNTIKYLWIQLDQNMRAKNSNTYKIQQNKIKEKISPSGIQRIEGYPEYDGGHKIEAVTDKNGNPIPFNINQTMMRVDIASPLLPSETVEVNIKWHFNINDRTLMGGRGGYETFAEDGNTLYTITQWYPRMAVYDDVNGWQNKQFLGDGEFALTFGDFDVKLTVPADHIVAATGVLQDSSILSEKQLERIEKAKFAEKPVEIVTHKEAIKNEKKKDKGTKTWHYKAENVRDFALGSSRKFIWDAMGVEVEGKRVMAMSYYPKEAYELYNRYSTEAVAHTLEVYSKFTFAYPYPVAISVEADNGMEYPMICFNYGRVDEKGHYSKRTKYGMLSVIIHEVGHNYFPMIVNSDERQWTWMDEGLNSFLQFLAEQEWEEGYPSMEGFPELITDYMKGNPDNISPIMTNSESIHQFGYNAYSKPATALNILRETVMGRELFDYAFKEYANRWKFKHPTPADFFRTMEDASGVDLDWFWRGWFYTIEPCDISIKNVQFEDFNTQDPSIEAPKRKAERDEQPLTITEIHNKEENLPRRVDRKPELKDFYNTYDPLDVSKEETEKYKRYSSSLNENDKQWINEGHFVYQVDFENIGGLVMPIIIELQYADGSKDKKYIPAEIWKKDDKVVSKVFVCDKEVNQFVLDPNRETADIDTFNNYFPRKENTSRFKLYKANH, encoded by the coding sequence ATGAGATTAACATTACTAACCACTTCACTCTTATTTATTGGACTTACTCATTTGTCTTTTGGGCAAAAAGAAGCCTATAATAACAATAAGTTCAGACAACTCGATCAAGAACTTCCAACACCAAATGTTTACCGTACAGGTTCTGGAGCTCCAGGTCATAACTATTGGCAACAAAAAGCAGATTATGTAATCAATGCTTCTTTAGATGAAACTATACATCAACTAAAAGGAGAAGAAAAGATTACCTATACTAATAATTCCCCAAATACAATTAAGTACTTGTGGATACAGTTGGATCAAAATATGAGAGCGAAGAACTCTAACACATATAAGATTCAGCAAAATAAAATTAAAGAAAAAATATCTCCTAGCGGAATACAAAGAATCGAAGGATATCCTGAGTATGATGGAGGACATAAAATAGAAGCTGTTACAGATAAAAATGGTAACCCAATACCATTTAACATCAATCAAACTATGATGAGAGTTGATATTGCTTCTCCTCTTCTTCCTTCAGAAACTGTAGAAGTAAATATCAAATGGCATTTTAATATTAACGACAGAACACTTATGGGTGGTCGTGGTGGTTACGAAACTTTTGCTGAAGATGGCAATACTTTGTATACAATCACGCAATGGTATCCAAGAATGGCTGTTTATGATGATGTTAATGGCTGGCAAAACAAGCAATTTCTTGGTGATGGTGAGTTTGCATTAACTTTTGGCGACTTTGATGTTAAACTAACTGTTCCAGCAGATCATATTGTAGCTGCAACTGGCGTTTTACAAGATTCTTCAATTCTTAGTGAAAAGCAATTAGAGCGTATTGAAAAAGCAAAATTTGCAGAAAAACCTGTAGAAATTGTTACGCATAAAGAAGCGATCAAAAACGAAAAGAAAAAAGACAAAGGCACAAAAACATGGCATTATAAAGCCGAAAATGTGAGAGACTTTGCTTTAGGTAGCTCAAGAAAATTTATTTGGGATGCAATGGGTGTTGAAGTAGAAGGCAAACGTGTAATGGCAATGTCGTACTATCCTAAAGAAGCCTATGAGTTATACAATAGATATTCTACTGAAGCAGTTGCACACACATTAGAAGTCTATTCTAAATTTACATTTGCCTACCCTTACCCTGTTGCTATCTCTGTTGAAGCTGATAATGGCATGGAATATCCAATGATCTGTTTTAACTACGGACGTGTTGATGAGAAAGGACATTATTCTAAGCGTACAAAGTACGGTATGCTTTCAGTAATTATTCACGAGGTTGGTCATAATTACTTTCCTATGATTGTAAATTCTGATGAACGCCAATGGACTTGGATGGATGAAGGGTTAAACTCTTTCTTACAATTTTTAGCAGAGCAAGAGTGGGAAGAAGGTTACCCATCTATGGAAGGATTCCCTGAACTAATTACAGATTACATGAAAGGTAATCCTGATAATATTTCGCCAATAATGACTAACTCTGAATCTATACATCAGTTTGGTTATAACGCCTATTCAAAACCTGCTACAGCTCTCAATATTTTAAGAGAAACTGTAATGGGCAGAGAGCTTTTTGATTATGCTTTTAAAGAATATGCCAATAGATGGAAATTTAAACACCCTACTCCTGCTGATTTCTTTAGAACAATGGAAGATGCTTCTGGTGTAGATTTAGATTGGTTTTGGAGAGGTTGGTTTTATACAATCGAACCTTGTGATATCAGCATAAAAAATGTTCAGTTTGAAGATTTCAATACACAAGATCCTTCAATTGAAGCACCTAAGAGAAAGGCTGAAAGAGATGAACAACCGCTAACAATTACGGAAATTCATAACAAAGAAGAAAACCTTCCTAGACGTGTAGATCGTAAACCTGAATTAAAAGATTTTTACAACACCTATGATCCTCTTGATGTTTCTAAAGAAGAAACAGAAAAGTACAAACGTTATTCTTCTTCTTTAAACGAAAATGATAAACAATGGATTAATGAAGGACATTTTGTATATCAAGTTGATTTTGAAAATATTGGAGGGCTAGTGATGCCAATTATTATTGAACTTCAATATGCTGATGGATCAAAAGATAAAAAATACATTCCTGCAGAAATCTGGAAAAAAGACGATAAAGTTGTATCAAAAGTATTTGTCTGTGACAAAGAAGTAAATCAATTTGTTTTAGACCCTAACAGAGAAACTGCCGACATTGATACCTTCAACAATTATTTTCCTAGAAAAGAAAATACAAGTCGCTTTAAACTTTATAAAGCAAATCATTAA
- a CDS encoding YkvA family protein — protein sequence MNNKEIAKMLSEQVVKLGGKFTEKGFWNKVGRFAKKAGLKLSFYAITLYFTMIDDDTPNASKLLIMGALGYFIMPLDLIPDIAPGIGFTDDLAALTTAFVNVAMHIKQEHKENALFQLQKLFGKDITLEQVEL from the coding sequence ATGAATAATAAAGAAATTGCTAAGATGCTTAGCGAACAGGTAGTTAAACTTGGAGGAAAATTTACAGAGAAAGGTTTCTGGAATAAGGTGGGTAGATTTGCTAAAAAAGCAGGTCTAAAATTATCATTTTATGCAATAACATTATACTTTACAATGATAGATGACGATACTCCAAATGCATCTAAATTATTAATAATGGGTGCTTTAGGTTATTTCATAATGCCTCTAGACTTAATACCTGATATTGCTCCTGGAATAGGTTTTACAGACGATTTAGCTGCATTAACTACTGCTTTTGTAAATGTTGCAATGCACATTAAACAAGAACATAAAGAAAATGCTCTATTCCAATTACAAAAATTATTTGGCAAAGATATCACTTTAGAACAAGTAGAATTATAA
- a CDS encoding Rrf2 family transcriptional regulator: MKSIFDYIREGDLNPTEAIVFQYYILNSPFAEPNNAVADELNVSLSVISRAKRKLLKLGLITVEKNYTSGLARDADTITSNYAITDIIGVKSDKQQVEMTVVSTERKESSKKEQTVVLEENEVVRELDVTLPLEERLLLRMTEIVESNLRKSARAVSFGGIVAQMTNIDTRLKPKFLESHKAKIVAAIQDKGYNWSYNTVFATLM, translated from the coding sequence ATGAAATCAATCTTTGATTATATTCGAGAAGGAGATTTGAACCCTACAGAAGCTATTGTATTCCAGTATTACATTTTAAATTCTCCTTTTGCAGAACCTAATAATGCTGTAGCCGATGAATTGAATGTTTCTTTATCTGTAATTAGTAGAGCTAAAAGAAAGTTGTTAAAGTTGGGCTTAATAACTGTGGAGAAAAATTATACGAGTGGATTAGCAAGAGATGCTGATACTATCACTTCGAATTATGCAATTACAGATATTATTGGCGTTAAAAGTGACAAACAACAGGTTGAAATGACTGTGGTTTCTACTGAACGAAAAGAGTCATCTAAAAAAGAACAAACTGTTGTTCTTGAAGAGAATGAAGTAGTAAGGGAACTAGATGTTACGCTGCCTTTAGAAGAAAGATTATTGTTACGAATGACGGAAATTGTAGAAAGTAATCTGCGTAAATCTGCAAGGGCTGTGTCTTTTGGTGGGATAGTAGCTCAAATGACAAATATTGATACTCGATTAAAGCCAAAATTTCTTGAAAGTCACAAAGCTAAAATTGTTGCTGCAATTCAGGACAAAGGTTATAATTGGAGTTATAATACAGTATTTGCTACGTTGATGTAA
- a CDS encoding DUF4136 domain-containing protein, with protein MKNLSSKILSAIAMLALLIGCNPQGPEKASDYDVVITNYDKSAEFGNITTFGMPWKVTHVGDTTESENSEMDLVILNTTKAELEKMNYRFLPENSTEKPDVVALCYAVTTTTVHSWWSWWGGYPGWGYPGYPGYPWYPYPVQGIYAYQKGTIMIELANNTPTNLPAAEADSVLIPILWEGVTNGFTTNTQNEMMRAEKNIQQMFIQSPYLMSNSSN; from the coding sequence ATGAAAAACCTGAGTTCAAAAATACTATCTGCAATTGCTATGTTAGCATTGCTGATAGGTTGTAACCCTCAAGGTCCAGAAAAAGCTTCTGACTACGATGTAGTCATTACAAACTATGACAAAAGTGCTGAATTTGGCAACATCACTACTTTTGGTATGCCTTGGAAAGTTACACATGTAGGCGATACTACCGAAAGTGAAAACTCTGAAATGGACCTCGTTATTTTAAATACGACAAAAGCCGAATTGGAAAAGATGAATTATCGTTTTCTTCCTGAAAATTCTACTGAAAAGCCAGATGTTGTAGCATTATGCTACGCTGTAACAACTACCACTGTTCATTCTTGGTGGAGCTGGTGGGGTGGTTATCCTGGTTGGGGATATCCTGGCTACCCAGGTTATCCATGGTACCCTTACCCTGTACAAGGTATTTATGCCTATCAGAAAGGTACAATTATGATAGAGTTGGCAAACAATACACCTACTAATTTACCTGCTGCTGAAGCAGATAGCGTACTTATTCCAATTTTATGGGAAGGTGTAACAAATGGGTTTACAACAAATACACAAAATGAAATGATGAGGGCGGAGAAGAACATTCAACAAATGTTTATTCAATCTCCTTATTTAATGTCTAATTCTTCAAATTAA
- a CDS encoding OmpW family outer membrane protein — MMRKILSILITLVGLTAGTSFAQTNIIGLSYSMAAPMESTSDFIGENSFRGGTFDYRHFMNPNMSIGFSVGYQRFYQSKGYTTAPMPGGDGHISGQNYSYIDEFPLMATFHYYFGQEGGVRPYVGGGIGAAHFEYTDQIGSIGYVTKQWHFNIAPEVGVLVPLGINTYLMSSLKYNYAAPAGGIDAQQYVSFNIGIAFDM, encoded by the coding sequence ATGATGAGAAAAATACTTTCAATATTGATCACTCTTGTTGGATTAACAGCAGGAACATCTTTTGCACAAACAAATATTATTGGCCTATCCTACTCTATGGCTGCTCCAATGGAAAGCACTTCTGATTTTATAGGAGAAAATAGTTTTAGAGGTGGAACTTTTGATTATCGACACTTTATGAACCCTAATATGAGTATTGGTTTTAGTGTTGGGTACCAAAGGTTTTATCAAAGTAAAGGCTACACTACAGCACCAATGCCTGGTGGTGATGGTCATATCTCAGGTCAGAATTATTCTTACATAGATGAGTTCCCATTAATGGCTACGTTCCATTATTATTTCGGTCAAGAAGGTGGTGTAAGACCTTATGTTGGCGGAGGAATTGGTGCTGCTCATTTTGAATATACAGATCAAATTGGATCAATTGGCTATGTGACAAAACAGTGGCATTTTAATATTGCTCCAGAAGTAGGCGTTTTAGTACCACTAGGTATTAACACTTATCTTATGAGTAGTTTAAAATATAATTATGCTGCTCCTGCAGGAGGAATTGATGCTCAACAATATGTTAGTTTCAATATCGGAATTGCTTTTGATATGTAA
- a CDS encoding metal-dependent transcriptional regulator has product MKKLFNWLGGLSNNKLNINIIKEDLLKTLFKNEEVLSISTSITLGNQLEYSDEQIAEALKLLIQEEKISTDNDSYKLLESGTKDALQLIRRHRLYEKYLAEKTGFSKVNWHRKAEEMEHHLTNDEVEKMAKELGNPRFDPHGDPIPTKEGILPKLKGIPLSDVKQNAIVKILHIEDEPRAVYKELIRKGIHIGSIMAVDLTTSVYSTEGHGHHFSKDEMKNITVLVIEETEDIPKGVVRLTTLKLGEKAIITGLSQECRGANRRRLLDLGFVKGSKIKINMVSPLSDPKAFLIRETLIALRKEQTDMILIKKIDAE; this is encoded by the coding sequence ATGAAAAAATTATTCAATTGGCTTGGCGGTTTATCAAACAATAAGCTTAATATAAATATTATAAAAGAAGATCTATTAAAAACACTTTTCAAAAATGAAGAGGTTCTTTCTATTAGCACTTCTATAACATTAGGCAATCAATTAGAGTATTCTGATGAACAGATTGCTGAAGCTTTAAAGTTATTAATCCAAGAAGAAAAAATTAGTACTGATAACGATTCATACAAATTATTAGAAAGTGGTACTAAAGATGCACTTCAATTAATAAGAAGACATCGTCTTTATGAAAAATATTTAGCCGAAAAAACAGGCTTCTCTAAAGTCAATTGGCATAGAAAAGCAGAAGAAATGGAACATCATCTAACAAATGATGAAGTTGAAAAAATGGCTAAAGAACTTGGCAACCCTCGTTTTGATCCTCATGGCGACCCAATTCCTACAAAGGAGGGTATTCTTCCTAAATTAAAAGGAATACCACTATCTGATGTAAAACAAAATGCTATTGTTAAAATTCTTCATATAGAAGATGAGCCAAGAGCCGTTTATAAGGAACTCATTAGAAAGGGAATCCACATTGGTTCGATCATGGCCGTAGATTTAACAACATCTGTCTATTCCACAGAAGGTCATGGGCACCATTTTTCTAAAGATGAAATGAAGAATATTACTGTTCTTGTGATAGAAGAAACAGAAGATATTCCAAAAGGTGTAGTTAGACTTACAACCTTAAAACTTGGAGAGAAAGCAATTATCACTGGGCTATCTCAAGAATGTAGAGGCGCCAACAGAAGAAGGCTTCTTGATTTAGGTTTTGTAAAAGGTTCGAAAATTAAAATTAATATGGTCAGTCCTCTCTCCGATCCTAAAGCATTTTTAATAAGAGAAACACTTATTGCTTTAAGAAAAGAACAAACAGACATGATCTTAATTAAGAAAATAGATGCAGAATAA
- a CDS encoding FeoB small GTPase domain-containing protein, translated as MQNKSQSPCETCGQNPQSKLKKLGVDVDKTDYVVALAGNPNTGKSTVFNSLTGLKQHTGNWPGKTVGRAEGGFMYADSSFKIIDLPGTYSLMSTSEDEEIARNFILFGKPDVTIIVVDAGRLERNLNLALQILEITDKAVLCLNLIDEAKRHNIEVDQRTLSKDLGIPVVATSALRGIGIPELLKTVDDVAKGKIICTPHRIKNVPKEIDSRVKKIQESIEKIYPGIPNSRWIAFRLLDGDEDIIKAIKEGEFINDK; from the coding sequence ATGCAGAATAAATCACAATCCCCCTGCGAAACTTGTGGTCAAAATCCGCAAAGTAAATTAAAAAAGTTAGGTGTAGACGTTGACAAAACGGATTATGTAGTGGCATTGGCTGGAAACCCTAATACAGGAAAAAGTACTGTATTTAATAGCCTTACTGGTTTAAAACAACATACTGGTAACTGGCCAGGTAAAACAGTGGGTAGAGCTGAAGGCGGATTTATGTATGCTGATAGTAGTTTTAAAATAATAGATCTACCTGGTACTTATTCACTAATGTCAACTTCTGAAGACGAAGAAATTGCACGTAATTTTATTCTTTTTGGTAAACCTGATGTTACTATCATTGTTGTTGATGCGGGTAGATTGGAAAGAAATTTAAACCTTGCTCTTCAAATTTTAGAAATTACAGATAAAGCAGTTCTTTGCCTCAATCTAATTGATGAAGCAAAAAGACATAACATTGAGGTAGATCAAAGAACTTTATCTAAAGATTTAGGTATACCAGTTGTTGCCACAAGTGCTTTACGTGGCATTGGTATTCCTGAACTATTAAAAACAGTAGACGATGTAGCAAAAGGAAAAATCATTTGTACACCACATCGTATTAAAAATGTTCCAAAAGAAATTGATTCAAGAGTAAAGAAAATCCAAGAATCAATAGAAAAAATATACCCGGGTATTCCGAATAGTAGATGGATTGCATTCAGATTACTGGATGGTGATGAAGATATTATTAAGGCTATTAAAGAGGGTGAATTTATTAACGATAAATAA